A section of the Rhodanobacteraceae bacterium genome encodes:
- a CDS encoding ABC transporter permease: protein MFTYYLKLATLALKRTPVLSALMVLAIALGLATAMTAFTVLYRLSGNPIPQKSDVLYAVQLDNWSKDSAFDEENNLPPNQLTHGDAERLMADAKAMRQTAMRRSSVSVVPSDPEVRPRLANVRAAGADFFAMFDAPFLQGGPWSRADDQNEARVVVISRELADRVFKRTEVVGERIRLNDEDFSIVGVLDTWKLNPLFYDITTDTLSNPEDIFLPFSVATAKEMDIDGSINCFEPPPGIGFDGLRASDCVMTQYWVELPDAKAREEYLAYLTAYVAEQRKSGRFPRPDNNKLSNVMEWLSQNQVVPDDSRIFAGVGVAFLVVCLLNAAGLLLAKFLRKSGEIGLRRALGAKRREIFAQHLIESGLIGALGAVLGLALTLGGLAMVRMLIPRFDKVATLDTSLFGLMLLVAIIGAIGAGAYPAWRACRIAPASQLKTN, encoded by the coding sequence ACTCGCCACCCTGGCCCTGAAGCGCACGCCGGTGCTGTCGGCGCTGATGGTGTTGGCCATTGCGCTCGGCCTGGCGACCGCCATGACCGCCTTCACGGTCCTCTACCGGCTCTCGGGCAATCCGATTCCGCAAAAGAGTGATGTGCTCTATGCGGTGCAGCTGGACAACTGGTCGAAGGATTCGGCTTTCGACGAGGAAAACAATCTGCCACCCAACCAACTCACGCACGGCGATGCCGAGCGCCTGATGGCCGATGCCAAGGCCATGCGCCAGACCGCCATGCGCCGTTCCAGTGTCAGTGTGGTTCCCAGCGATCCCGAGGTACGACCGCGGCTGGCCAACGTGCGCGCTGCCGGCGCCGATTTCTTCGCGATGTTCGATGCCCCCTTCCTGCAAGGTGGCCCGTGGTCCAGGGCTGACGACCAGAACGAGGCGCGAGTCGTCGTGATTTCGCGCGAACTGGCGGATCGCGTCTTCAAGCGCACCGAGGTCGTTGGCGAACGCATTCGTCTCAATGACGAGGACTTTTCGATCGTCGGTGTGCTCGATACCTGGAAACTGAATCCGCTGTTCTACGACATCACCACCGACACGCTGAGCAATCCAGAGGACATCTTCTTGCCTTTCAGCGTGGCCACCGCCAAGGAAATGGACATCGACGGCAGCATCAACTGCTTCGAGCCACCACCAGGCATTGGCTTTGACGGCCTTAGAGCCTCAGATTGCGTGATGACCCAATACTGGGTGGAACTGCCCGACGCCAAGGCGCGCGAGGAATACCTGGCCTATCTGACCGCCTATGTGGCCGAACAGCGCAAGTCCGGTCGCTTCCCGCGCCCAGACAACAACAAGCTCAGCAATGTCATGGAATGGCTGAGCCAGAATCAGGTAGTGCCGGATGATTCCCGCATCTTTGCCGGCGTCGGTGTGGCCTTTCTGGTGGTCTGCCTGCTCAACGCTGCCGGGCTGCTGCTGGCCAAATTCCTGCGCAAGAGTGGGGAAATCGGCCTTCGCCGTGCGCTCGGCGCCAAGCGCCGGGAGATCTTCGCCCAGCACCTGATCGAATCGGGACTGATCGGAGCCCTGGGTGCGGTCTTGGGCCTGGCGTTGACCCTGGGCGGACTGGCCATGGTCCGCATGCTGATACCGCGTTTCGACAAGGTTGCGACACTGGACACCAGCCTGTTCGGCCTGATGCTGCTGGTAGCCATCATCGGCGCCATCGGC